A section of the Rhizobium sp. SSA_523 genome encodes:
- a CDS encoding LysR family transcriptional regulator yields MDLLALADFNLVARHGGFGKAARASGRPKATLSRRVADLEAALNLRLFERGGRDLKLTQEGRALHERTAALLTELDETAASIASGGERPRGRLRISAPLLVSQTAMGRIAAGFVHIYPEIRLQITTEDRPVDMIEEGYDLVIRVNPHPDDTLVGRPFLRDRLVVVASPDLARPVADRPVAAVVREARSPFETWQMRGTDGPVEITVEPVLALSSLIMVRDAVRAGTGVARLPISLVSHDLAQGSLQHWGDVEGSDIALWALYPSRRLLSARVKAFLEYLKQVFPNGTPDELAAFIGP; encoded by the coding sequence ATGGATCTCCTCGCTTTGGCGGACTTCAACCTGGTGGCGCGCCATGGCGGGTTCGGTAAGGCCGCACGGGCCTCTGGCCGCCCCAAGGCAACCCTGTCCCGTCGGGTTGCGGACCTCGAGGCGGCGCTCAATCTCCGGCTCTTCGAACGCGGTGGGCGGGATCTGAAGCTGACGCAGGAGGGGCGCGCCTTGCATGAGCGGACGGCCGCTCTGCTGACGGAACTCGATGAAACGGCCGCCTCCATCGCCTCCGGCGGCGAAAGACCGCGCGGCCGCCTGCGCATCAGCGCGCCGCTGCTGGTCTCGCAGACTGCCATGGGCCGCATCGCGGCTGGCTTCGTGCACATCTATCCGGAGATCCGGCTCCAGATCACCACCGAGGATCGCCCGGTCGACATGATCGAGGAGGGGTATGATCTGGTCATCCGGGTGAACCCGCATCCGGACGACACGCTTGTCGGGCGCCCCTTCCTGCGTGACCGGCTGGTTGTGGTGGCAAGTCCGGATCTTGCCCGGCCAGTGGCGGATCGCCCGGTCGCCGCTGTCGTCCGGGAGGCGAGAAGCCCTTTCGAAACCTGGCAGATGCGCGGCACTGACGGTCCTGTCGAGATCACCGTGGAGCCGGTGCTTGCGCTGTCCTCGCTCATCATGGTGCGGGATGCCGTGCGCGCCGGAACCGGCGTCGCCCGCCTGCCGATATCGCTGGTCAGCCACGATCTCGCGCAGGGCAGTCTGCAGCATTGGGGCGATGTCGAGGGATCGGATATTGCCCTCTGGGCGCTCTATCCCTCGCGCCGGCTGCTGAGTGCCCGCGTCAAGGCCTTTCTGGAGTATCTCAAGCAGGTCTTTCCAAACGGGACGCCCGACGAGCTTGCCGCCTTTATCGGCCCATAA
- a CDS encoding NAD(P)/FAD-dependent oxidoreductase codes for MSETMFDVIIIGGSYAGLSAALQLGRARRRVLVIDEGLRRNRFAARSHGFLTQDGIDPAEIAAKARAQVLQYPTVSWLSGRAKSARPAENAVSPPGGFDVIANGVTHHGRRLILAFGVTDRLPEIEGLGERWGKSVFHCPYCHGYELDQGRIGVLAGSELSMHHALMLPDWGETTLLLNQAFEPDADQLAALAARGVAIERERVDAITGHADIRLADGRSLSFSGLFALARIDIANGLPQQLGLDMESGPLGAIIKTDPMKETSRQGIFACGDAARPMASLALAVGDGNLAGAAAHRSLLLDAPLAASAR; via the coding sequence ATGAGCGAGACTATGTTCGACGTCATCATTATCGGAGGCAGCTATGCGGGTCTGTCCGCCGCCCTGCAGCTGGGCCGTGCCCGGCGGCGGGTGCTTGTTATCGACGAAGGGCTGCGGCGCAACCGCTTCGCTGCCCGGTCGCATGGCTTCCTCACGCAGGACGGGATCGATCCGGCCGAAATTGCGGCGAAAGCCCGCGCGCAGGTCCTGCAGTATCCGACCGTCAGCTGGCTTTCAGGCCGGGCGAAGAGCGCAAGGCCAGCCGAGAACGCCGTGTCGCCCCCCGGCGGTTTCGATGTCATTGCCAATGGCGTGACCCATCATGGCCGCCGACTGATCCTGGCTTTCGGCGTTACGGACAGGCTTCCCGAGATCGAAGGGCTGGGCGAGAGATGGGGCAAAAGCGTGTTTCACTGCCCCTATTGCCATGGCTACGAACTTGATCAGGGCAGGATCGGAGTGCTTGCCGGTTCCGAGCTTTCCATGCACCACGCGCTGATGCTGCCGGATTGGGGCGAGACCACGCTCCTTCTCAATCAGGCCTTCGAGCCGGATGCCGATCAGCTTGCAGCGCTTGCCGCGCGCGGCGTCGCCATTGAAAGAGAGCGGGTGGATGCGATTACCGGCCATGCCGATATCCGGCTCGCCGACGGGCGCAGCCTGTCCTTTTCGGGCCTGTTCGCGCTTGCCCGGATCGACATCGCAAACGGCCTTCCGCAGCAGCTCGGCCTTGACATGGAGAGCGGGCCGCTCGGCGCCATCATCAAGACCGATCCGATGAAGGAGACGAGTCGGCAGGGTATCTTCGCCTGCGGCGACGCGGCAAGACCCATGGCCTCGCTGGCGCTTGCGGTGGGGGATGGCAATCTCGCAGGCGCTGCGGCCCACCGTTCCCTGCTGCTGGATGCGCCTCTTGCCGCCTCCGCCCGCTAA
- a CDS encoding Rrf2 family transcriptional regulator, with protein sequence MRHDSRLSRMLHVLIHMGRHEGAMTSEMIAKMLDANPVVIRRTMAGLRDQGYVVSVKGHGGGWTLARPLKELTLLDIYRAVGEPSIFAVGPAYDMPGCVIEQAVNATLKDVFDEAETLLRERFAGVTLADVAKDFPAMGGPSGQAHCASRSAPAKA encoded by the coding sequence ATGAGGCACGACAGCCGGCTCTCGCGCATGCTGCATGTTCTGATCCATATGGGCCGTCATGAGGGCGCGATGACGTCCGAGATGATCGCCAAGATGCTAGACGCCAATCCCGTGGTGATCCGGCGCACCATGGCCGGGCTCCGCGACCAGGGCTATGTCGTCTCCGTCAAGGGGCATGGCGGCGGCTGGACGCTCGCACGTCCCCTGAAGGAGCTGACGCTTCTCGATATCTACCGTGCCGTGGGCGAACCCTCCATTTTCGCCGTCGGCCCCGCTTACGACATGCCGGGCTGCGTGATCGAACAGGCGGTCAACGCAACTTTGAAAGATGTCTTCGACGAGGCGGAGACGCTTCTACGGGAAAGATTTGCCGGCGTCACGCTGGCCGATGTGGCGAAGGATTTCCCGGCCATGGGCGGCCCGTCGGGGCAGGCGCACTGCGCATCCCGATCTGCTCCGGCGAAGGCCTGA
- the dmeF gene encoding CDF family Co(II)/Ni(II) efflux transporter DmeF: protein MNLATTRFQSPHDHAFLGDGHERNERRTWLVIAITMTMMVVEISAGSIFGSMALVADGWHMSTHAAAMLIAALAYRYARRNIHNPRFTFGTGKLGDLAGFASAVVLGLIALLIGWESLLRFYRPVAIDFGQAIVVAALGLAVNLICAWLLREDGAHHHHHGHHHAGHHHQGHHHHGHKHDHSHEHAHHHSHDHSHHHSHHHSHDRGDGPAKATDNNLRAAYLHVLADALTSVLAIIALLFGSLYGLNWMDPAMGVVGGIVIARWSWGLMTHAGGVLLDYVPDGEDLPDEIRAALETEGDRITDLHVWQLGPGHHGAIVSLSSAAPQSTAIYRAKLAHIHDLSHLTIEVDQA from the coding sequence GTGAACCTCGCCACCACCCGCTTTCAAAGCCCGCACGATCATGCCTTTCTCGGCGACGGTCATGAGCGCAACGAGCGCCGCACATGGCTGGTGATTGCCATCACCATGACCATGATGGTGGTGGAAATTTCCGCCGGGAGCATTTTCGGCTCGATGGCGCTCGTTGCCGATGGCTGGCATATGTCCACCCATGCTGCCGCCATGCTGATTGCCGCCCTGGCCTATCGCTATGCGCGCAGGAACATCCACAATCCGCGCTTTACATTCGGAACCGGCAAGCTCGGCGATCTTGCCGGCTTTGCGAGCGCTGTCGTGCTTGGGCTGATCGCGCTGCTGATCGGCTGGGAAAGCCTGCTGCGCTTCTACAGGCCCGTGGCGATCGATTTCGGCCAGGCCATTGTCGTGGCCGCTCTCGGACTGGCGGTCAACCTCATCTGCGCCTGGCTGCTGCGCGAAGACGGCGCGCATCATCACCACCATGGACATCACCACGCTGGACATCACCACCAGGGACACCATCATCACGGGCACAAGCACGACCATTCTCATGAACACGCCCATCACCATTCCCACGACCATTCCCATCACCATTCCCATCACCATTCCCATGATCGGGGCGATGGGCCGGCAAAGGCCACCGACAACAATCTGCGCGCGGCCTATCTCCATGTCCTGGCCGATGCCCTGACATCGGTGCTCGCCATCATAGCCCTTTTGTTCGGCAGTCTTTACGGCCTGAACTGGATGGACCCGGCCATGGGCGTCGTCGGCGGCATCGTCATTGCCCGCTGGTCATGGGGACTGATGACCCATGCCGGTGGCGTGCTGCTCGATTACGTGCCCGACGGCGAAGACCTGCCGGATGAAATCCGCGCGGCGCTTGAAACGGAGGGCGACCGGATCACCGACCTGCATGTCTGGCAGCTCGGTCCCGGCCATCATGGCGCCATCGTTTCGCTGTCCTCCGCGGCGCCGCAATCCACGGCCATCTACCGCGCCAAACTGGCCCATATCCACGACCTCTCCCATCTCACCATAGAGGTGGACCAGGCCTGA
- a CDS encoding metal/formaldehyde-sensitive transcriptional repressor, translating into MSHLIANKAKLLARVRRLKGQMEAIERSLEEDAPCAETLNLVASVRGAVTGLTTELIEEHIREHVAGAHQDAAARRQGAEELIDVIRRYLK; encoded by the coding sequence ATGAGTCATTTGATTGCGAATAAGGCCAAGCTTCTGGCGCGGGTGCGGCGGCTGAAGGGCCAGATGGAAGCGATAGAGCGTTCCCTGGAAGAGGACGCGCCTTGCGCGGAGACCCTCAACCTCGTCGCTTCGGTGCGGGGCGCCGTGACCGGCCTGACGACCGAACTGATCGAAGAGCATATCCGCGAGCATGTCGCGGGTGCCCATCAGGATGCCGCGGCCCGCCGGCAGGGCGCGGAGGAGCTGATCGACGTCATCAGGAGGTACCTGAAGTGA
- a CDS encoding DEAD/DEAH box helicase, with the protein MKWQVHVSVVEYEAEQVTKPRAAEERPTPEKPPAGLVATRLAALLKLSGRSQCYVALSDGAADEIAAALLALFPHIPCLVLPPWDCLPYDRVPPSRHCMGRRMDALRIWNGGRGEPKLLITSLEAVLQRVPPASVIQHAKLDLVVGEAFDREAFAAFVRQTGYIEEGVADDPGEVVVREGVIDIYPAGAPGPMRIVLSKEDRVQELRGFDRVSQRTESFLDRVTLGPASEAVRGEDPDEALDSDSDGDSDNVGDSDRMARKSTPEPNASCTMETELCRLYDAMPAVFEVLGEAPVHIAQGADERVTRYFDIIEDARQSRESLGESETSAARSLYLTPDDFTSYASRSPAEPLDLGTGGRLPVEASQMGGARKALAAFVQTGLQQKRKFVLAGRGRSLEALCRRLAQATGQSITSADSWDAVLAAEEASLVKLPCDLEQGFIDAENRIAVLAAAGEASALPTSSTLLAEPELRIGDVVVHEDHGVGVLRDLESIEIEGVAHDAARLEYRDGGSILVPMDEFGRLWRYGSEAEAVSLDRLHTEAWQKKREKIAKDIQATARHLAAIARQRQASRAEIFVPPRAAFSAFARRFPYAETPDQAEAIRAVLADLASGQAMNRLICGDVGFGKTEIALRAAAAVALAGGQVVVIAPTTVLARQHLATFEHRFAGTGISVGMLSRLVKPAKAQEVKAALADGGLRVVVATQAILAKSIEFESLGLLIVDEEHRFGLKEKQAMSALAPALHMLAMSATPIPRTMQSAMIGVQEVSLLTTPPTKRRPVRTSLAAFDSASLRTGLMREYRRGGQSFVVVPRIEDMDEVEAILRKVVPELSVRLAHGKMPAAAIDEAIVAFAEGDGDVLLATNIIENGLDVPRANTMFVWRAELFGLAQLHQLRGRVGRAAAQGMAVFLTPEGNELSEDTRLRLSTLVENDRLGSGLAIALRDLDLRGGGDLAGENQAGHIRAIGIGLYQKLLASAVAKLRRQAGPTASRAVLNLGVAGSIPADYISDPAVRLNLYARLLRAAALSEMDDLEDEFEDRFGEPPQEVLLLLRTTRLQLAAARLGFAKLEAGPKALAITLSKAAPAKIIAALTKTEGANRREDRLVFATERLAGETPLDFFERIVTPSKPG; encoded by the coding sequence ATGAAATGGCAGGTACATGTGAGTGTCGTTGAGTACGAAGCCGAACAGGTGACAAAGCCGCGGGCCGCAGAGGAGCGGCCCACCCCGGAAAAGCCGCCGGCGGGACTGGTCGCCACACGGCTTGCCGCCCTCCTCAAGCTCTCCGGTCGCTCGCAATGCTATGTGGCGCTGAGTGACGGCGCCGCCGATGAGATTGCCGCGGCGCTGCTTGCGCTCTTTCCGCACATTCCCTGTCTCGTGCTGCCGCCCTGGGACTGCCTTCCCTATGACCGCGTCCCGCCTTCGCGCCATTGCATGGGTCGGCGCATGGATGCGCTGCGGATCTGGAACGGTGGCCGCGGCGAACCGAAGCTCCTGATCACCTCGCTGGAAGCGGTGCTGCAGCGTGTTCCGCCGGCCTCGGTCATCCAGCACGCCAAGCTCGATCTGGTGGTCGGGGAAGCCTTTGACAGGGAGGCTTTCGCCGCCTTTGTCCGACAGACAGGCTATATCGAGGAAGGTGTCGCCGACGATCCCGGCGAGGTGGTGGTTCGCGAGGGCGTGATCGATATCTATCCCGCCGGCGCGCCGGGGCCGATGCGGATCGTTCTCTCGAAAGAGGATCGCGTCCAGGAATTGCGCGGTTTCGATCGTGTCTCCCAACGCACCGAAAGCTTTCTGGACCGGGTAACGCTGGGCCCGGCATCGGAGGCCGTTCGCGGCGAGGATCCGGACGAGGCTCTCGATAGCGACAGTGACGGCGACAGTGACAATGTCGGCGACAGCGACCGCATGGCGCGCAAGAGCACGCCCGAGCCGAATGCCTCCTGCACGATGGAGACGGAGCTCTGCCGCCTCTATGACGCGATGCCGGCGGTCTTCGAAGTGCTTGGCGAGGCGCCCGTGCATATTGCGCAAGGCGCGGACGAACGGGTGACGCGATATTTCGACATTATCGAGGATGCGCGCCAGTCCCGGGAAAGCCTGGGCGAGTCCGAGACGTCCGCCGCGCGGTCGCTCTATCTCACCCCTGATGACTTTACCTCCTATGCCAGCCGGTCTCCGGCCGAACCGCTGGATCTCGGAACTGGCGGACGCCTGCCGGTGGAGGCATCACAAATGGGTGGTGCGCGGAAGGCGCTGGCCGCCTTCGTGCAGACCGGCCTGCAACAGAAACGCAAGTTCGTCCTCGCCGGCAGGGGCCGGAGTCTCGAGGCGCTGTGCCGGCGCCTCGCCCAGGCCACGGGACAATCGATTACATCCGCCGACAGCTGGGATGCCGTCCTGGCGGCAGAGGAAGCGAGCCTCGTGAAACTGCCCTGCGATCTCGAGCAGGGCTTCATCGACGCGGAAAACCGGATTGCCGTCCTTGCCGCCGCCGGCGAAGCCAGCGCTCTACCCACCTCCTCCACGCTGCTGGCCGAACCCGAGCTGCGGATCGGCGATGTCGTCGTGCACGAAGATCACGGGGTCGGCGTTCTGAGAGATCTGGAAAGCATCGAGATCGAAGGCGTGGCGCATGATGCGGCGCGCCTGGAATATCGCGATGGCGGATCGATCCTCGTGCCGATGGACGAGTTCGGCCGTCTGTGGCGCTACGGTTCGGAGGCCGAGGCGGTGTCGCTGGATCGGCTTCACACCGAGGCCTGGCAGAAGAAGCGCGAGAAGATCGCGAAGGACATCCAGGCGACGGCGCGCCATCTGGCAGCCATTGCCAGGCAGCGGCAGGCATCGCGCGCAGAGATCTTCGTGCCGCCGCGCGCCGCCTTTTCCGCCTTTGCCCGGCGCTTCCCCTATGCCGAAACGCCCGACCAGGCAGAGGCCATCCGCGCAGTGCTTGCCGATCTGGCCTCCGGTCAGGCGATGAACCGCCTCATCTGCGGCGATGTCGGCTTCGGCAAGACGGAAATTGCCCTGCGCGCGGCCGCCGCGGTGGCGCTTGCCGGGGGCCAGGTGGTGGTCATTGCGCCAACGACCGTGCTGGCGCGGCAGCATCTGGCCACGTTTGAGCATCGCTTCGCGGGAACCGGCATTTCGGTCGGCATGTTGTCGCGGCTGGTCAAGCCGGCCAAGGCGCAGGAGGTCAAGGCGGCGCTGGCCGACGGCGGACTGCGCGTCGTCGTCGCCACCCAGGCCATCCTGGCAAAAAGCATAGAGTTCGAAAGCCTTGGCCTGCTGATCGTGGATGAGGAGCACCGGTTCGGCCTGAAGGAGAAGCAGGCGATGAGCGCCCTGGCGCCGGCGCTGCATATGCTGGCCATGTCGGCGACACCCATTCCGCGCACGATGCAATCGGCGATGATCGGGGTCCAGGAGGTCAGCCTGCTGACGACGCCGCCGACAAAGCGCCGTCCGGTCCGCACCTCGCTTGCGGCCTTCGACAGCGCCTCGCTGCGCACGGGGCTGATGCGCGAATATCGCCGCGGCGGGCAGAGCTTCGTCGTCGTGCCCCGGATCGAGGACATGGACGAGGTGGAGGCGATCCTGCGAAAGGTCGTGCCGGAGCTTTCGGTCAGGCTGGCCCATGGCAAGATGCCGGCCGCGGCCATCGATGAGGCGATCGTCGCCTTTGCGGAGGGTGATGGCGATGTGCTGCTGGCCACCAACATCATCGAAAACGGCCTGGACGTGCCGCGCGCCAATACCATGTTCGTCTGGCGCGCCGAACTGTTTGGCCTGGCGCAGCTTCACCAATTGCGCGGACGCGTGGGGCGCGCCGCAGCGCAAGGCATGGCCGTCTTCCTGACGCCGGAGGGCAACGAGCTTTCCGAAGATACGCGCTTGCGGCTCTCCACCCTGGTCGAGAACGACCGGCTGGGCTCCGGCCTTGCCATCGCCTTGCGCGATCTCGACCTTCGCGGCGGCGGCGACCTGGCGGGCGAGAACCAGGCCGGCCATATCAGGGCGATCGGCATCGGCCTTTACCAGAAGCTCCTGGCGAGTGCCGTCGCGAAACTGCGCCGGCAAGCCGGCCCCACCGCCTCGCGCGCCGTTCTCAACCTCGGCGTGGCCGGCAGCATTCCGGCGGATTACATCTCGGATCCGGCGGTCAGGCTCAATCTCTACGCCCGGCTCCTGCGCGCCGCGGCCCTAAGCGAAATGGATGACCTGGAAGACGAGTTCGAGGATCGTTTCGGCGAGCCGCCGCAAGAGGTGCTGCTGCTTCTGCGGACGACGAGGCTGCAGCTTGCCGCAGCCCGTCTGGGTTTTGCAAAGCTCGAGGCCGGTCCGAAGGCGCTGGCGATCACGCTGTCGAAAGCGGCTCCGGCAAAGATCATTGCCGCGCTGACGAAAACGGAAGGCGCGAACCGCCGCGAGGACCGGCTTGTCTTTGCAACGGAGAGGCTTGCCGGCGAAACGCCGCTCGATTTTTTCGAACGGATCGTAACGCCCTCGAAACCCGGCTGA
- a CDS encoding DMT family transporter, with amino-acid sequence MSNKTLGYLYVLIAITIFAGQDAFSKLLGEKYPPIMVTMIRFWAFAVFVTILAARSPGGIRAASRTRRPVLQALRGVLLVTEVIVVVIAFTTAGLAMSQAIMQVTPLMVTILSIPLLGEQVGWKRGLAVVVGLVGVMVILNPLNVAFDLRLLIPLAASFLYALYNIATRAVGTTDAPVTSVFYAGIAGALTASLIGPFFWTPIALQDWPAMAALCICGATSHYFLIKAYSKLTAVEVQPVTYLQLVLSVAIATLFFNETLTANMIVGAVIVVGAGLFTVWREHRRNLAR; translated from the coding sequence ATGAGCAACAAGACACTCGGTTACCTGTATGTGCTGATCGCGATCACCATCTTCGCGGGGCAGGATGCATTTTCGAAGCTTCTGGGCGAGAAATATCCGCCGATCATGGTGACCATGATCCGCTTCTGGGCCTTTGCCGTCTTCGTGACGATCCTGGCGGCCAGATCTCCCGGCGGCATCCGTGCCGCCTCGAGGACGCGACGGCCGGTTCTCCAGGCGCTGCGCGGGGTGCTTCTGGTGACCGAAGTGATCGTCGTCGTCATCGCCTTCACCACGGCCGGTCTCGCCATGAGCCAGGCCATCATGCAGGTGACCCCGTTGATGGTGACGATCCTGTCCATTCCGCTTCTGGGCGAGCAGGTCGGCTGGAAGCGCGGGCTTGCCGTGGTTGTCGGCCTCGTCGGCGTCATGGTGATCCTGAACCCGCTGAACGTCGCGTTCGACCTGCGCCTGCTCATCCCGCTGGCTGCAAGCTTCCTCTATGCGCTCTACAATATTGCGACGCGGGCGGTGGGCACGACGGATGCCCCGGTCACCAGCGTCTTCTATGCGGGCATTGCCGGCGCCTTGACCGCCTCCCTCATCGGCCCTTTCTTCTGGACGCCCATCGCCCTGCAGGACTGGCCCGCCATGGCGGCGCTCTGCATCTGCGGCGCGACAAGCCATTACTTCCTGATCAAGGCCTACAGCAAGCTGACCGCGGTGGAGGTGCAGCCGGTCACCTATCTGCAACTTGTCCTCAGCGTGGCCATTGCCACGCTCTTCTTCAACGAGACGCTGACGGCGAACATGATCGTCGGAGCCGTCATCGTCGTCGGCGCCGGATTGTTCACCGTCTGGAGAGAGCACCGCCGGAACCTTGCCCGGTAG
- a CDS encoding helix-turn-helix domain-containing protein: protein MDDYTDLEALSHRALCDMPLVRPVLDKIADKWTIMILTVICPKPARFNEIKRRLDGITHKALADALKRLERNGLVTRTVLPTQPIGVEYAITPLGHSLRQPFEALCAWAADNGDKVEAAAKRYDATADRR, encoded by the coding sequence ATGGATGACTATACCGACCTCGAAGCCCTGTCCCACCGCGCCCTCTGCGACATGCCGCTGGTCCGCCCGGTGCTCGACAAGATCGCCGACAAATGGACGATCATGATCCTGACGGTGATCTGCCCCAAGCCTGCGCGCTTCAACGAAATCAAGCGGAGGCTCGACGGGATCACCCACAAGGCGCTCGCCGACGCGTTGAAGCGGCTCGAGCGGAACGGGCTCGTGACGCGAACCGTCCTGCCGACGCAGCCGATCGGCGTGGAATATGCCATTACGCCGCTTGGCCATTCGCTGCGCCAGCCATTCGAGGCGCTGTGCGCCTGGGCGGCAGACAATGGAGACAAGGTCGAAGCGGCCGCGAAGCGCTATGACGCGACCGCTGATCGCCGGTAG
- a CDS encoding SDR family NAD(P)-dependent oxidoreductase: MARMHDKTALIVGGAKGIGLAIAERLSAEGARVFITSRRPDDALKAAQAIGHGAVGIAADAGDPDDLVTAVETVRRAHGRIDALVLNAGLSEPAEIAEITPEHFDRHFDVNVRGMVFGLQAALPAMTGGGSVVLVGSIADNAGYASYGTYAATKAAVRSYARTWTAELAPKGIRVNVVAPGPTDTEMMAAVADDKRAELVAPIPMGRMARPSEVAAAALFLLSEDASYIAGAELCVDGGLRQV, from the coding sequence ATGGCTCGTATGCATGACAAGACTGCCCTGATCGTCGGCGGTGCCAAGGGCATAGGCCTGGCCATTGCCGAGCGGCTTTCCGCCGAAGGCGCCAGGGTCTTTATCACCAGCCGTCGACCCGACGATGCGTTGAAGGCCGCCCAGGCCATCGGCCATGGCGCAGTGGGTATTGCCGCCGATGCCGGCGACCCGGATGATTTGGTGACCGCCGTCGAGACGGTGCGCAGGGCACATGGACGCATCGACGCGCTCGTGCTGAATGCAGGACTCTCCGAACCGGCTGAGATTGCCGAGATAACGCCCGAGCACTTCGACCGTCACTTCGACGTCAATGTCCGCGGAATGGTGTTCGGTCTGCAGGCGGCTTTGCCCGCGATGACGGGAGGCGGATCGGTCGTTCTGGTCGGTTCGATTGCCGATAATGCCGGCTACGCCTCCTACGGGACCTATGCCGCCACCAAAGCAGCGGTGCGCTCCTATGCCCGCACCTGGACGGCGGAGCTTGCGCCCAAAGGCATCCGCGTGAATGTCGTTGCCCCCGGTCCGACGGATACCGAAATGATGGCCGCGGTTGCGGACGACAAGCGCGCCGAACTGGTCGCGCCGATTCCGATGGGGCGGATGGCGCGGCCTTCGGAAGTGGCTGCGGCCGCTCTTTTCCTGTTGAGCGAGGACGCCAGTTACATTGCCGGTGCCGAACTCTGCGTCGATGGCGGTTTGCGACAGGTCTGA